The Labeo rohita strain BAU-BD-2019 chromosome 19, IGBB_LRoh.1.0, whole genome shotgun sequence genome window below encodes:
- the ccdc106b gene encoding coiled-coil domain-containing protein 106b isoform X2, whose protein sequence is MMTDAQRSTRSCRGLKNEDGYEISIPFEDTSLDESGFYNQSDHIFDESASGQIPPCSPYFLITSLRTQLQISLEKNSWLQKRIEDLEDERDFLRCQLDRFIFTTKSQESNGMTGKETEAEDEPQPTSQKQPTNLKPPTRKTSFPSPSPMKTRSGKIPTRSQKRSRKNNQEEEELIEEEEYIAEEDYVEEEQVVTDDEGDESESKGSRKSRSGRPNGQTRVKRRRVFRIARSMERQRVKDPAGVLLRYNKILVTYQKLKSMSRAFQVHGVDRNTVASTTPIAEMLLVAPEKVSEVGEFDSSKEKLLDYARRCYKALDEDAHAKVQALKKNNLLLPISYRFRH, encoded by the exons ATGATGACTGATGCACAGAGAAGCACGAGGAGCTGCAGAG GTTTGAAGAATGAAGATGGGTATGAAATTTCCATCCCCTTTGAGGATACCAGCCTAGATGAGTCTGGTTTCTATAATCAAAGTGACCACATCTTTGACG AGTCAGCGTCAGGTCAGATTCCTCCTTGCAGTCCTTACTTTCTGATTACCAGCCTCCGAACACAACTGCAGATTTCTCTGGAAAAAAACTCCTGGCTCCAAAAACGCATCGAAGATCTGGAGGATGAGAGGGACTTTCTGCGCTGCCAACTcgacagatttattttcaccaccAAGAGTCAGGAGAGCAATGGCATGACGGGAAAAG AAACTGAAGCAGAAGATGAGCCTCAACCCACCAGTCAGAAGCAACCCACCAATCTGAAGCCACCCACCCGAAAGACGTCCTTTCCTTCTCCGTCACCAATGAAGACACGCTCTGGAAAAATCCCTACACGCAGCCAGAAGCGAAGCAGAAAAAACA ATCAAGAAGAGGAGGAGCTGATTGAGGAGGAAGAGTATATAGCAGAGGAAGACTATGTGGAAGAGGAGCAGGTTGTTACAGATGATGAAGGCGACGAATCTGAGAGCAAAGGCTCACGTAAGAGTCGTTCTGGCAGGCCAAATGGCCAGACGAGGGTGAAAAGACGACGTGTTTTCCGTATCGCGCGAAGCATGGAAAGACAAAGAg tTAAAGACCCTGCTGGTGTTCTGCTTCGCTACAATAAGATCCTCGTGACCTATCAGAAGTTGAAGAGCATGTCAAGAGCATTCCAGGTCCACGGGGTGGACCGAAACACCGTCGCTTCCACCACTCCTATTGCTGAAATGCTTTTGGTTGCTCCTGAGAAGGTATCTGAAGTTGGTGAGTTTGATTCCTCCAAGGAAAAACTTCTGGATTATGCTCGACGCTGCTATAAAGCTCTTGATGAGGATGCTCACGCTAAGGTGCAGGCCTTGAAGAAGAACAACCTCTTGCTGCCCATTTCATACAGGTTCAGACACTAA
- the ccdc106b gene encoding coiled-coil domain-containing protein 106b isoform X1 — MFACRFVNISQINVTEIMMTDAQRSTRSCRGLKNEDGYEISIPFEDTSLDESGFYNQSDHIFDESASGQIPPCSPYFLITSLRTQLQISLEKNSWLQKRIEDLEDERDFLRCQLDRFIFTTKSQESNGMTGKETEAEDEPQPTSQKQPTNLKPPTRKTSFPSPSPMKTRSGKIPTRSQKRSRKNNQEEEELIEEEEYIAEEDYVEEEQVVTDDEGDESESKGSRKSRSGRPNGQTRVKRRRVFRIARSMERQRVKDPAGVLLRYNKILVTYQKLKSMSRAFQVHGVDRNTVASTTPIAEMLLVAPEKVSEVGEFDSSKEKLLDYARRCYKALDEDAHAKVQALKKNNLLLPISYRFRH; from the exons ATGTTTGCTTGTAGGTTTGTGAATATCAGTCAGATCAATGTCACCGAAATCATGATGACTGATGCACAGAGAAGCACGAGGAGCTGCAGAG GTTTGAAGAATGAAGATGGGTATGAAATTTCCATCCCCTTTGAGGATACCAGCCTAGATGAGTCTGGTTTCTATAATCAAAGTGACCACATCTTTGACG AGTCAGCGTCAGGTCAGATTCCTCCTTGCAGTCCTTACTTTCTGATTACCAGCCTCCGAACACAACTGCAGATTTCTCTGGAAAAAAACTCCTGGCTCCAAAAACGCATCGAAGATCTGGAGGATGAGAGGGACTTTCTGCGCTGCCAACTcgacagatttattttcaccaccAAGAGTCAGGAGAGCAATGGCATGACGGGAAAAG AAACTGAAGCAGAAGATGAGCCTCAACCCACCAGTCAGAAGCAACCCACCAATCTGAAGCCACCCACCCGAAAGACGTCCTTTCCTTCTCCGTCACCAATGAAGACACGCTCTGGAAAAATCCCTACACGCAGCCAGAAGCGAAGCAGAAAAAACA ATCAAGAAGAGGAGGAGCTGATTGAGGAGGAAGAGTATATAGCAGAGGAAGACTATGTGGAAGAGGAGCAGGTTGTTACAGATGATGAAGGCGACGAATCTGAGAGCAAAGGCTCACGTAAGAGTCGTTCTGGCAGGCCAAATGGCCAGACGAGGGTGAAAAGACGACGTGTTTTCCGTATCGCGCGAAGCATGGAAAGACAAAGAg tTAAAGACCCTGCTGGTGTTCTGCTTCGCTACAATAAGATCCTCGTGACCTATCAGAAGTTGAAGAGCATGTCAAGAGCATTCCAGGTCCACGGGGTGGACCGAAACACCGTCGCTTCCACCACTCCTATTGCTGAAATGCTTTTGGTTGCTCCTGAGAAGGTATCTGAAGTTGGTGAGTTTGATTCCTCCAAGGAAAAACTTCTGGATTATGCTCGACGCTGCTATAAAGCTCTTGATGAGGATGCTCACGCTAAGGTGCAGGCCTTGAAGAAGAACAACCTCTTGCTGCCCATTTCATACAGGTTCAGACACTAA